The Armatimonadota bacterium genomic interval TCGACAGTGTAAACCCGATCAGCGTATACGGCGCCAGCAAACTCGGCGGAGAAATGGCAGTGCGTGAGATTTGCCCCAAGCACTATGTCGTGCGCACATCTTGGGTTTTCGCTCCGCATGGCAAGAACTTCCCACTCTCAATTTTGAAGGCTGCGCAGACAAACAAGCAGCTCAGGGTAGTGGCCGATCAGTTCGGCTGCCCGACATATGCAAAAGACCTTGCGCAGTATCTTATCGGATTGGTGGGTTCACCTCTATATGGAGTGTACCACTGTACTAACGCGGGCGGCTGCTCGTGGTATGAGTTTGCGAAAGAGATTCTTGAAAAAGCGGGTATGACTGATGTTGAGGTCGTCCCAATCAAATCTGAAGACTGGCCCACTCCAACAAAGCGTCCCAAGTATTCCGTCTTGAGGCATTACAAGATGGAGCTATTGGGGCGCGATAATGCAAGGCCGTGGCAGGATGCAGTAGCGGAGTTTGTTAAAGAGTGGAGAGCGAAGAGCGGAGAATAGAGAGTTAAAAATGGAATACAGCAAAACAGTAAATCTTCCCAAAACTTCATTTCCAATGAAAGCGGACCTGGCGAACAGGGAACTGCTTATTCAGAAGCTTTGGGAGGAAAAAGATATATATAAAAAGATGTCCGAGCGTGATGCGCCCAACGGCACGTTCATACTTCACGACGGCCCGCCGTACTCCAATGGCGATATCCATATGGGACATGCGCTCAACAGAGCCTTAAAAGACTTTATTCTTAAGTATAAAGCGCTAAAAGGTTATCGTGTTCCATTCACTCCCGGTTGGGATAACCATGGCCTGCCGATAGAGAACAAAGTCTCCGGGGAGTTCCGCAAGAAGCATTTGACGCCAACCAAGCTCGAAATGCGCAAGGCCTGCCGCGAGTATGCTACAAAATGGGTTAATGTGCAACGCGATCAGATCATGCGTCTGGGTTGCATTGGTGACTGGGATAACCCTTATCTCACGATGAGCCGCGAATATGAAGCGACGATCATCAAGGTTTTCGGTGAGCTTGTGGAGCAGGGCTATATATATCGTGGTCTTAAGCCTATACACTGGTGCATACACGATGAGACCGCTCTCGCCGAGGCTGAGATCGAATATGCCGATCATACGTCGACGTCGATATTTGTCCGCTTCCCGCTGGTCAAGGACCCGAAGGGCCTTTTCGACGGTAAGCCCGCGGCTAACTCATACACAATCATCTGGACAACCACTCCATGGACGATCCCGGCGAACATGGCTGTCGCCGTGC includes:
- the rfbD gene encoding dTDP-4-dehydrorhamnose reductase — protein: MRVLVTGACGMLGRLVCEGLKKENHDVIPTDVLEGCEMLDISDTSAVFEVINRLRPEMVIHCAAMTDVDGCEREPDKAFKINAVGTWNLACACASIGCAIAYVCTDYVFDGEKGEAYTEFDSVNPISVYGASKLGGEMAVREICPKHYVVRTSWVFAPHGKNFPLSILKAAQTNKQLRVVADQFGCPTYAKDLAQYLIGLVGSPLYGVYHCTNAGGCSWYEFAKEILEKAGMTDVEVVPIKSEDWPTPTKRPKYSVLRHYKMELLGRDNARPWQDAVAEFVKEWRAKSGE